The following nucleotide sequence is from Paenibacillus andongensis.
TTACGTGTAATGGTAAGCAGCCAGGTTTTGACCGAAGCTTCGCCGCGGAATGTAGTAAGATTGCGATATACTTTCAAGAAAGCATCCTGCGTAATGTCATCAGCTAAATCTGAATTCCGGCAAATACTAAACGCATAATTCCAGACGTCATTCCCATAAGTTTCCATTATATTACGAAGAATCACTTTCTGATCCGTGGTTTCAGATACGTACTTTAAATATTCAAATACATGGACACCGGTCGTCTCCATTCTCTCACCTCTCTGAATTAGACGTTACAAGCACAAAAAAGTTCGTTTTTTTTAAAAAAATCATGCCTTATAGGATTCGAAAGTGAATTGGCAGATGGGTCGGACTTCTACGAATAATTTGAAAAATGACATAGCTCGAAATCTGGAGGAGATTTGCTTCAAGGGAGAGAATCGATGAGAGACATCTTTTTGCAGCGGTAAAGAAGAATCTACAATAAAACTCTTAAGGCGGTGGGGCTCTTGGTTTCTTTTATACATTCAATACGCTTTAAGTTTCTGATAAGTTTTGTCACTCTGATCTTGCTGTTTATGGTTTCAACTGGACTATCCTATCAAATGGTACAATCAACTAAGCTCAGTGCAAATGAACAAATGGCCAGTATGACCAACGAAAAGATTGCCTTATCTTTAAAAAGCATGGTAGGCATTCTCTACAGTAATCAAGCAGATTTGATCATCAACGAAAATAAAGAGATTATTCAGGAATATCAAGAGAACTCGAAGGCATTTCTTGAAATGGTTGAAAGTATACATGCATCGGCCAGCACGGATGAAGAGCGCCAGTGGGCCGGGAATATTGTTAAGCAAAGCCAACTGTACATCGAGATGTTCGATAAGGTGGTAGCGGTCTATAACAATCAAAATAAATATACAGCTCAACAGTTGAAAGCGGAATATAAGAAAGTAGACGATGAAACCGATGAAGCCAAAAATCAAATTTACGAGTTAACAGATAAACTTGTGCTTGCATATGACAAGAAGTACGCAGAAGCGCAAAACAAATTAGATCATGATATGTCGCAATTGGTGAAGACTTTGATTATTTCTAGCGTAGCTGTTGTTGTGATTGGATTAATTCTAGCTTTTACATTAGAGCGGTTGATCACGAGGCCTATTACGAGAGCAGTAGGTTTCTTGCGTCGCGTTGCAAGTGGCGACCTTACCACGCGTCTGGATGGGAAGATGAGTAAGGATGAAACTGGGCAATTAATTGATGCTTGTAATAATATGGTGGGTCAACTTCGCTCCCTTCTGCATGAAGCCGCCGTGAATGCGGACGCGGTTCAACATTCTGGGGGTCAGCTGGGGAACCACGCAAGGCTTACCATACAAGCAACGAGTGAAATCGCTCATGCAATTGATGTAGTCGCTGCGGGAAATGCGGCACAGGATCAAGGTGCATCTGAAAGCGCAAGAGCCATGGAAGAGATGGCCATAGGGATTCAGCGTATGGCAGAATCCTCATCTACAGTAGCGGCAGCCTCCTTAGATGCTAGGGAAGATGCGAAGCGAGGTCATGCGACCATTGCAGATTCCATCCACCAAATGAATCGGATTGAGCAATCCGTGCAAACCTCTACGCAAATTATTGATCGAGTAGGGGAAAGATCGCAGGAAATCCATCATATTGTGGATGTCATCACAGGGATCGCTTCACAAACGAATCTACTAGCGCTTAACGCATCGATTGAAGCCGCAAGAGCAGGGGAGCATGGCAGAGGCTTTGCTGTCGTGGCTACGGAAGTAAGGAAGTTAGCTGAGCAAGCGATCCAGTCTACTTCGCAAATCAATGATATTATTAAAGGAATACAAGAAGATGCCTTGGCTTCTGTGACTTCCATGCAGGAGGTGAAGGATGAGGTGCAGCACGGTGTGCAGCTAATCATACAGTCAGGTGACATGTTTGGAGGGATTCTTCAAGCCATCGCCAATATCTCTGAACAGGTGCAGGATCTTTCCTCTGCCACAGAAGAAATGTCCGCTGGATCTCAGGAAGTGTCTGCTTCCATTGCGGAGATGGCTCATCTAGCTAAGCAATCATCGCAGCAATCCCAAACCATTGTGTCTCATACGAAAGAGCAATTGTACGCGATGGAAGCCATTGATAAATCGGTCATTAGTCTTAGCGAAACGGCGGAAGCCTTACAAAGTGTTGTTGGACGGTTTAAAGTGTAGGAGCATCACATTAAAGAGGTATAAGATCATTCAAGTGGTGTCTTGACAATAGAAGGCCTTAACGCGCAATATGAAGTAAGGACACTGGATGAAAGATCAGGTCCTTCGGAGAGGGAGAACACCATGAATTTCGTTGAGCATATAGTGGATCATTTGCGGTCTGGACAAATTAAAAACTATCCACAGCCGATTGCTCTGAACTTGGGCTTAGCTTATACAGTTAAACTGGAAGACAGGAAGACGAATTTAATTTGGCTGCCTTTCGAATTTACAGGTCTTGCTTACATTGATATGGGGCAACTAGTGAACGTTCATCCTTATTATCGAGGCGTTATTATTGAGGAAATCGAACTCTCGCGCGGGACGGATCTGCATAAGCCGCAAACGGAGGAAGCTTTCATCAAAGCAATATTTGTGAAAAGCTGGGAGATGCATAAACTGCTGCAACAAGAAAAGTATGCGAGTTTACAGGGGAATGCTCCAGATTTCCTGACCAAAATGTTGTACATAACAGATTGGCTGCGCTATTATAATTCAGTTATAACCGTGGGTGCTGGGAAAAAGATCGGCTAAATGAGCTGTTTATCGATGGAAAGTAAGGACTGTGTTTTCTACCTGTGTAGAAAGCATGGTCTTTTTGCATACCCATCCCTATGGCTATAGTCCCAAGGTGGATAGTTCTTGGCCCCTTGGATCACTAGGCTTTAAGCCTGTTCTCAAAGCATAGTAGAAGGCTTATCCTAAAGACTGGTGTAAACGATGCCAAAAACTCATGGAGAAGCGGAGAGTAATAAGATGTTACAGCTGAACAAATGGCTTACAATTGCAACAATTTGTTGCGTAATGACAATAGGTGTCGTACAAGGGAAGAGTGAAGCGGCCGGTATGACGGACATTCGAGGCCATTGGGCGGAGCAGACGATTAATCAGATGGTGCAGCAGGGGTTGCTGGATGGCTTTCCTGATGGGACTTTTCGGCCAGATGATACTGTGACTGCGGACCAATTTGTGAAAATCGTGCTGCTCGCTTTTACAGATAAATATCCGAACGGCGAACGCAAATGGAAATCGAGCTTTTTGCAAACGCTAAGCGCGAGCAACCAAAGCATTTTGCAGCAGGATTATCGGGATTTCACATTCAAACCGAACACAGTCGGATATTGGGCCAAGCCTTATTTGGATTTGGCTAGTGATCTTCATTTTATAAGTAAAGGTCAGTTCAGTGACTATAAAGCGATGCTAAAACGCGAAGATGTGGCCGAAATTCTCTACTATTTACTCAAGGAAACCGAGTATTTGGAAGATGAAGTGTACAGTCTCAAAGCAGCTTCCCAATTCGGTGATCTTCATAGTGCGACGGCCAGACAGCAGAAATTTATCGGCGAGGCCATGACAAAGGGAATCATGGAAGGCTACCCGAACGGTTACTTCGGCGTTGGACGAACGGTTACCCGGGCTGAAGCGCTGCAAATCATTGCTCGTTTGCAGACGAAGTCGAAGCGCATCAGTGTGAAAAGCGGAAGTGAAGCGTTCATCAAAGTCGTACCTACGAAGGATGGCAGTTACAAGAAGCTGGTATTTCCCGATCAGCGAATGCTGCAAGCCTACGATGTGATGGAGGAAGCGGGCAAGCTGCGAGGAGCGAATTACGACCTTGAAGAAACAACGCTGCGCTTATTCCGAGATGCCGAGGCCAAGGGGCTGGTGATGAGCGGTGCGACCGCCGATGTGCGCAACAGCAATGAAGTATCCTTATGGTTAGATCCTCAATTTATAACCTATGGCGTGACTGTGCACTTAGAAAACGGGGCACTTGCTCGTAATACGGAGAGCATCCGGAAATTCACGGATTTCCTTTTTGGCTATGACGCAGACATTTTCTATCGCCAGTTTACTGACGCTTGTGAACGCGCAGCGACTAAAGGTATTCTTGAAACCACAACGAAACAAATCGGCAGCTACTCTGTTGAAACTCGGTTAGAAGCGGATGGGAAAACGATTATTTTTTCAATTATTCATTCCTAAATTTACATAAAATGCGTGTAAAAGCTGTACATACAAGTTCTTTCAGCTGGGGCAAGGATCTGCACAATGCGATTCATAACGCAGTTGTACTGGAAGAGGTAGCGAAGATTGCCTACCGCACTTACAACTTGAACCCCGAGGTAAAGCTAATGGATCAAACGCTGCTGGATCGGCATTTCCTGAGAAAGCACGGAGCGAACGCTTATTACGGGCAGTAAGGATAAACGGCTCCGTTGATGCGGAGCAAAGGATAAAAGAAGGGCAGTTGGCGCACGTTGCTGACTGTCTTTTTTGAAGATAATTTATATGTTGTTTGGGTTGGAGTGAACTTTAACGAGAAGAAGTGACTACTGTTGTGGTAAGCCTGCAATTATACATGCCTTTTTTCTTTGAATAGCTCCTAATCGTAAATTCCTGCAATCGTGCAGGCTTTTACGGTCTTTTTTTAATTTCAAGATGGAAAAGCTAAAAATTCCTGCATAATAGCAGGCGTTTCCTCTATTCAAACGATTTTAGCAAAATACCTGCACTTTCGCAGTTATTGTGAGCCCACGGATAAGCAAGCGAATGTATAAAACATATACGTCTTAAGAGTAACTTGCCTTGCGTCAACTTTTATAGACTCTCGAATTCAAGGACGGCGTAAGCCGTTTTTCTTTGCTTTGAAAGCGCGGTTTCTGAGCCTCGTCGGTGGGGATTTGCGGGCGTAAGCCGAATCGCCCTTTTTTTACATTTGGGAAGGGGCGCCTTCTTTTGGTATGATAAGCAGGTAGGAATGATTTGGGGAAGAGGGATGACGAGAGATGTTTACGAAATCAAGTTATGAGGGAACAAGAGAACATAATTATGCCTTGCTGATTCAGCAAGTTGAAGCTTTGATACATGACGAGCCTAATCGCATTGCAAATCTGGCTAATGCCGCTGCGCTGCTCGGGCAGTTTTTGAGCGATGTGAATTGGGTAGGTTTTTATTTATTGGATGAGACAAGTGACAAGAAGGAGCTCGTGCTGGGGCCGTTCCAAGGACTTCCGGCTTGTGTACGGATTCCACTGGGGAAAGGTGTTTGCGGTACATCTGCTGAACGTCGGGAAACGGTACTTGTTCCAGATGTGCATGCATTTCCAGGTCACATTGCCTGCGATGCGGCATCCCAGTCGGAGATCGTGGTACCGATCCTTGTAAATAATGAGCTCGTCGGAGTGCTGGATATTGATAGCCCTATCAAGAGCCGATTTGATGACATCGATCAGCAGTATTTGGAGCAATTTGTGCAGAAACTTGCAGCTGCTATGTAATCTCATAGGTGGTAGAGAAAATATCCTCCATATCCTCATCGGAACAGAAGCTGCAGCTAGCTAGCATGTTGGTATGTTTTAAACGAGCACCTAATAAGATCAGATGACTGGTGAGCTGCTGCTCCATGATTGGATCTGCGATGCTGAATTCGATCCCGTATTCATAGAGGGTTGGCTTCAGCATCGTTTTTCGTGTGAGGACGCCCAATACTTTGATCTCTTGATGAAAAAGATGAAAAGTGAATTCCAGCAGTAAATTCATATCGATAGGCAGATTCAATGGGGTGTGTATACGTATACCGCCTGAACTTATATCTCTTATCATAATCTTAGAATGTTTGGTGTCGGCTGCCTTGTTTTTGATACCAATGATTTTGAACAAGGCGGATAAAGGAATTTGAAGATTGAGACGGAAGCTGGAGCGCTTATTTGCTTGTGACATATTACTGCTCCTCATGGTTGATAGGACTATTATACTATATTGATGATTTATTTGAACTACCTTTCATTTAATGGGTTTGAAAATATTGCTGCCTAATCGTGTGACGAAAGCTTGCGAATGAACGATTTCAGGCTTTCTTCTCCGTTAATAAAAAGCCTTTTGAGCAGATAGGGGGACTGCTGGTTTGTTGCAAAGCCTTGTTCAATCGTGAAAGCATAACGAAATCCATGATCCTTAAGAAGCTTCAACGTCGTTTTGTTATATTCGCCATAAGGATAGCAATATACATCGGCTTTGGTTCCGAGCTTGTCCTCAATTTGCTTTCTGGCTTCTAAGATTTCGTAGGCTTGCTGATCCGCGGAAAGCTGCGGGAGATGAGGGTGTGTCATCCCATGAGGTTGAATGTCCCAACCGGCTTCTTGCATTTTCTTGATCTGT
It contains:
- a CDS encoding PilZ domain-containing protein yields the protein MSQANKRSSFRLNLQIPLSALFKIIGIKNKAADTKHSKIMIRDISSGGIRIHTPLNLPIDMNLLLEFTFHLFHQEIKVLGVLTRKTMLKPTLYEYGIEFSIADPIMEQQLTSHLILLGARLKHTNMLASCSFCSDEDMEDIFSTTYEIT
- a CDS encoding S-layer homology domain-containing protein; translation: MTIGVVQGKSEAAGMTDIRGHWAEQTINQMVQQGLLDGFPDGTFRPDDTVTADQFVKIVLLAFTDKYPNGERKWKSSFLQTLSASNQSILQQDYRDFTFKPNTVGYWAKPYLDLASDLHFISKGQFSDYKAMLKREDVAEILYYLLKETEYLEDEVYSLKAASQFGDLHSATARQQKFIGEAMTKGIMEGYPNGYFGVGRTVTRAEALQIIARLQTKSKRISVKSGSEAFIKVVPTKDGSYKKLVFPDQRMLQAYDVMEEAGKLRGANYDLEETTLRLFRDAEAKGLVMSGATADVRNSNEVSLWLDPQFITYGVTVHLENGALARNTESIRKFTDFLFGYDADIFYRQFTDACERAATKGILETTTKQIGSYSVETRLEADGKTIIFSIIHS
- a CDS encoding GAF domain-containing protein; this translates as MFTKSSYEGTREHNYALLIQQVEALIHDEPNRIANLANAAALLGQFLSDVNWVGFYLLDETSDKKELVLGPFQGLPACVRIPLGKGVCGTSAERRETVLVPDVHAFPGHIACDAASQSEIVVPILVNNELVGVLDIDSPIKSRFDDIDQQYLEQFVQKLAAAM
- a CDS encoding methyl-accepting chemotaxis protein → MVQSTKLSANEQMASMTNEKIALSLKSMVGILYSNQADLIINENKEIIQEYQENSKAFLEMVESIHASASTDEERQWAGNIVKQSQLYIEMFDKVVAVYNNQNKYTAQQLKAEYKKVDDETDEAKNQIYELTDKLVLAYDKKYAEAQNKLDHDMSQLVKTLIISSVAVVVIGLILAFTLERLITRPITRAVGFLRRVASGDLTTRLDGKMSKDETGQLIDACNNMVGQLRSLLHEAAVNADAVQHSGGQLGNHARLTIQATSEIAHAIDVVAAGNAAQDQGASESARAMEEMAIGIQRMAESSSTVAAASLDAREDAKRGHATIADSIHQMNRIEQSVQTSTQIIDRVGERSQEIHHIVDVITGIASQTNLLALNASIEAARAGEHGRGFAVVATEVRKLAEQAIQSTSQINDIIKGIQEDALASVTSMQEVKDEVQHGVQLIIQSGDMFGGILQAIANISEQVQDLSSATEEMSAGSQEVSASIAEMAHLAKQSSQQSQTIVSHTKEQLYAMEAIDKSVISLSETAEALQSVVGRFKV